The DNA sequence AAGCGCTatcgttttatttatttaattattttaaaatggaaaactcCTAGATTGGAAGAGTTGGGGGTGTGGTTTGCCAAGCTGTAGCACACCCTCTCCCTCCAAGAAACATGGCTTTTCCCCCATTCCTCACCCTTGAGTTTTGTTGAGGTTGAAGTGCACTTCACCACTTTCCAGGTTGAGGGGGTGTAAGAACGCTATCAGGTGTCTGGGCTGACCCCCCTCAGCAGATCACTGGAAGTTTGAATCTGGGGCTGAAGTCTCACAGAAGTCAAGAGGAGTTGCAGAGAAGTGCTGCTTTCGTGGGAGTAGGAGGtaagcagagagaaagaaagtctaAGAGGCCAAGGCAGGCTTCAGTGACGCTGCCTAGTATGGTCTGGGCCTCCTCAGTCTGGAGGAACCTGGGGAGAACTCCACTTCCTAACTGTATagcagggagggaaggggagtgaAAGCAGCCACTGAAATTGGGGAAAATGTGAACCTTTAGGTATAGGTGGTAGAGTGTTTGAGAAGAAAGAGAGCATGAGACACCCAGAAGAATTCTTGCAAAGCAACACAGCTTGCACACACAAAGCCAAGGACATCAAGTGTAGAATCCCGGGCACACAGACTCACAGCATCAAACAATCAAACCATCAAGAATAAACAGGAAAGAGGCAACTTCACTCAAGTGGGGCAATTTGCATGGGTGTGTCCTAAAAGCCCACTTTTAGGATTGTCTTTAGTTTGTACGTGCTAAGTAAGCCAGAAACACAACTTGAGCCAGTGAAAGAACTTGTTCAGCCCAGGACATCTTATTATCTTATTTAGTACCAGGCTCTCTGTCCCAGTCTTCACACTtcgcaagtgtgtgtgtgtgtgtgtgtgtgtgtgtgtgagagagagagagagagagagagacagagacagagagagacagagagagacagaggggagagaggagagtgtgtgtcttttggttttaCTTCACACTTTGcacgtgtgtctgtgtgtgtgtgtgtgtgtgtgtgagagagagagaggggggggagaggagagtgtgtgtcttttggttttaCTTCACACTTTGCacgtgtgtctctgtgtgtgtgtgtgtgtgtgtgtgagagagagagagagagagagagagagagagagagagagagagagagagagagattggctGTGACTTTTGGTTTTACAGCTGCTTTAATATCTCCTAGTCTAGCCAAGGGACGATTTCTAATCCTGGAAAGTCCACAAGCAATGTCTATACTTTTCATAATTGAAATGGGAATCCCGAAGAGGATATTCAGTAACAAATCAGACCAAACTAAAGCACCAAAAAGCTTGGGTTATGTGCATTGCTCCTATCTGTCAATATCTCTGCCCTTTCATTCAGAAGATCAAAACATAGCATAACTGTTTAAAGCTTTAACTATGAAATTTCAGACAAACCCTCCAGGAATGCAAAGGCAGGTATATCTCTCAGATAAACGACAAGAAGAGGCATTGCATAAAGGGAAAGCCTGCGTTGCTCTCGGGTTTCCTGAAATATCCAGGGCGTGCATCATTAATCATTCATTGGGGTCAGTCCTTCAGTCTATGCAGCTCGAGAGTAAGCTGAAGCGGGCCCCTGAGTTAATCCTTCCTGCCCAGGGGATCTTGAGGCCGGCTTGAGAGGACAACTGGACAGTCACGTGCTGGTGCCCAACTCTGGTCCCCCTTAGCCTGATTCCAAGCCTGGGTGGACGTGTGCTCTTACCCTCCGGAACACCGACCCagatggaagaagaagaagatttggcccaaaaaaagGACCAGCCCTATTAAGATAGTCCTCCAAGAAATTGGCTCTAGTGGTGGCGTCATGGTTCAGAGTGGCTCTCCAAAACCGGAATATGTCCTCAGCTCTTTAATAAATCCTCATTAGCAGCAGCGgcagtggcagcagcagcagcaacaacaataaaacctttCTCCTCCAAATGCCCCACCCCAAAGCCTCCCCCAAATTTAGCGGAGAATGCTCCTTCTCTCTCCAAGAAGCGAGCGCTTGCAGGAATGGGATCGCCCCCCCGCGGGACGCACGCAATATAGCCCTGGGAATCCTAGCTAGCAGCTGGAGGAGACGCGAATAGTAGGGTCTGGGGGCCAAGAGGGGTTGGGGGGTGGGATTGGTGGGGACCCCGGGTAGAGGTAGAAGAAGACGGGTCTCCAACCCCCCTCCCTACTACCCCTAGGTCCGTCGCTGCCCGCCGAGGGATCCCGAGCTGAATTCTCCGCAGCCCAGGGGTCGGGTCGGAGGTGCCCAGGAGACGCGTGAGAACTACTGGGGTGCGCCCAGCGTCGGGGTGAAGCCCGGCTTCCCCACCCACTCACTCTCTCTAtctcctccctcctccacaccccacccccaggatCGCaggctccctccctccttccctccttccctccccgcAACCGGCCGAGAGTGTGTGTACAAAGcggagggtgagggtgaggggggGAAGCTCGGCAGTGAGATCACTGGCGTTATAAATATCCCGGTGCTGGAGCCCAGATCCGCTCCAGtgtccccccctctctctcactctctctctttctctctctcctccactccctctctctttcccgaGGCTATGTCCACCCGGTGCATGGAGAGGGACAGCGCCAGAAGCACGCAGTCGCTCGGGGGCTACAGAGCCCAGAACCAACCCTCCAAGATGCACTTCGGACCCCCGCGGCTGGAAGCATGAGCttgtccttcttcctcttcttcttcctcttcctcagccACCTGATCCTCAGCGCCTGGGCTCAAGGGGAAAAGCGCCTCGCCCCCAAAGGGCAACAGGGAGGACCCATTGCCAGTGATAGGAACCCAGGAGGCGTCAGCAGAAGCCGGAGCATCGGGAGCAATACcacgtcttcttcttcttcttcttcctcgaCCTCCaacgcctcctcctcctcttcttcttcctcctcctcctcctctgcagCGTCTCTGGGCACTCCTGGAAGCGGCTTGGAGCAAAGCAGTTTCCAGTGGAGCCCTTCGGGGCGGCGCACCGGCAGCCTCTACTGCAGAGTGGGCATCGGATTCCATCTGCAGATCTACCCCGATGGCAAAGTCAACGGCTCCCACGAAGCCAATCTGTTAAGTAAGTTGCTTGGCTCTCCTGCGAAAGGCGTCCCAGGCGGGCAGACGGCTGGAGAGCAGGGGAGGGACCACACGGGGGAATCCAGCCCCCAGCGCACCTTGGGGAGTTCGAACCCCTGCCCACCCAGCTGACCCGGAGAGAGGGAAGATGAGCTTTCGGGACGCGCACCCCGTACTCTCTAGGGGTACGAGGGGGGATGACCTCACTTTCTTCGCATGTAAGTTTTCCTGGGCGGTGAACCTGGCTTCTAatttgctctggtcccaaaggGGAAAGCGCAGGTAGTGCCTGGAAAAATCATTTCCAATCTAATTGGGGGGgaggatattaaataaaaaatagagcccAACCAAGTcgccctccatctctcccttgaaattttctttactttttgcctTTGTACTAGGGTTATACTTTCAGGAGGCGTCAAAGTACTTTCTATCCATAATGGAAAGGTCTTCAACTTCTTTCTCGAGAAGACTGAACTCTTCTAACTACCCCCGTAGCCAGATCATAAACTCTTGTTTTAATATCTATTACACTTTTGGGTATACATGTATAAGAGACCAGACATCCTctgattggaaaaagaaaaaaactgatctAAGAAACTGGACACATTTAGAGAGGGAAAGTTGATGGACTTTCCAACAATCAGTTGACAGAGTTGGGTTTAGACACTTTGAGTATTTTAACAGAACGAAAAAGACTTATTTAAGAAGAGTGGCCACGCTTTGGATTCAAGGACAATTAGGAAAAAGTTctctatttggaaaaaaaaattcaggagagTTTTAATTTGCTACAGGTGCAAATTGTGCAgtgaaacaaagtgaaaaaaaagtttaaatgtttccttttgaattttctcttgaaaacattctctctcctttctgatttctctttccttccaatTCAACCTTCTCCTTGGCCAAACATCACTGACTCTCCTGTTGGATTCATCTCTCCAAGTCTAGGTAGAGAGACATGTTGGTGAACTAGGGCCATCGGTTTTGCAGGGGCTTCACCAAAGGGGTACTGCAGGATCTCCATTCCAGGGTAGTCAATCCGCCAGATAGAGAAGAGCCTGGCCTCTAAGACAGTACCTTGAGAGAGTGGAAACTGGCCAGGAGATAGCGCTGTGCACCACCCATCAGCTTTTCAGAGTCAGCCTGGCAGCTTTCTGGTGTATCTAACTTGATCAGTCCTAAACCGATGAACTCCAGGACCCCAAGGGATTTGTTCTTACCCCAGCTCCAGAGGTGTGCCTTCGCCAGAGGCGGGCTTGCAATCTGGCAGAGGATTCTGGAGCACAGGTTGGTTGCGAGCAGGTCGCTGTCACAGCCTGGCAAGTTCTCAGCCAGAATCAGGCCCTGGTCATTTGCGCTGAAAGGGACAGCGGGTCTGCTCCAGCCTCCTGCCTATCTTGTTTTTTAGGCTGTACAGTTCCAGTTAGTGTTGTTTGTGATGAGGCAGCCTTAAGCatggaatgggggtggggggggtagggagtggtgagaggagagatgagagagacagagatagagaggcatagaaagagagacagagagagggagagagtccTTCACTCATGGTCAGCGAGTCCCTGGGCCTTTGAACATGGTCTTTAGCAAATACTGTTTCCATGTTTTAGAGCTCATTTCATTCTTACCAAGCAAATCCCTATCTTGATGATAAAGGCAGGTCTTTGGGAAGGGAGGGGTATATTCGAGATTTCAGGGTCATTGACAGTTGTGTAAATTACACTGTCTCCAGTGATTTTAACTTTCTCCCACCCAACCCTATGTTTGCTCCATTAGACAACAGAGTTTATTTGCCACTTCTAAGAATCTTTCTTCCTTTACCTCTCATAAGAATTTGACCCATTCTGTCTTTTAAGGAAATTTACACCAATAAAAGTGCAATCTATGATCCCCAGAGAGGAGTCAAAGTTGACAAGCAACAGGTTGGCTTCCAGAGCTTGGATTGTTCAACATTGCATCTAGATTTAGGTTGGTGTGGAGACAATCTTTTGAAACCCAGAAAAAACATTAAGAGGAAAAAAGTGTTTTTCCTTTGCACTTTAGGCCTTGTCAGAGTTGtataaaaatcacagaaaagaCAATGAGACCCTATTAATCAAGATAACAGCCATCTATAAGATACTGACCGATTTATATTATTGTATCTGAGataccatttattttaaaattctatgttaaaatatataaacacaataaaaGAAACTTCTTAAACAGATCCCAAAtcatacttttttaatataactatTCCTACCCTAATTTAGTACAGTTTACAATCAAATTTCACAGATTAGCAGTTTATGATCCTTCATTCctttatgtatttaatattagAAAGCAACCTAATCAACCTTGGTTTTTTGGTTAACTTTAAGTTAgattttttggtgtgtgtctTACAACAGTTagcataatataaatatttaaaatcacgCTTGATGAGTATCTGGAGTGTCTAATATGGCATAACATTTTGCTCATATTAATTGATAAAGAAGTATTGCGACATAAAATGTCTAGTAAGATCACATTTAGTTTGGAAATTTGAAATAGATCTCCTCCCCTAAatactagagaaaaaaaataggagacTGCTAATTGCAATTggtcatttacttttttatttttgttgtttttttgttttggggtcatactcagtgatgctcaggggttactcctggctatgcgctcagaaatcactcctgggagaccatatggatgctggggattgaacccaggtctcccctgggtcagctgagtgcaagacaaacgccctacctctgtactattgctccaacccccagtCACTTATTTCTTTGAAAGTAGTCCTTAATAGTTCCCTGACACATAGGTAAACCATAGACTATTAAAGGAAACATTTGTCAAAGTATCTCATGAGTCACAAAGAACTGGGTCAAAGATGGCAGAGGGAACAATAGGGAGTTTTATTGAAAGCTAATATCTACAAGTTATCAATGATAGAAAACAGTACTTGGGCATAGCTTGCTACTTCAAAAAAGTTAAAACTCTATTATTAAACTGCAATTTCTAACACGTTCTTCAAAACTTAATATTTTGGATGTAAAATTAATCAGAAAGAGCATTTATCTGTATGACTACTATCCTCTGCCATGAAAAGTTTTGAAAACTGAGGTCCTGcgagaaagtaaaaaaattaaagtagctGCCTTTCATGCAATCCTGAGTTAAATCCCCAGGACACCTTCAGGTGTGGCTACAAAGACATCCCTCAAGTTTATTTTTGAGAACTGGATacattatgtgtgtgtatgtatacagcAAATTTTGGCCATATATTTGATAAcataattttagataaaatataccAAGTAACATTTTAGTTTATTGTATAGAATTGTTACCTTACACTTTgaagattaaaaaaggaaaatgttcaTTGCAcataaattcataataaaaaagagttaaaagagaataaaacagataATGAAATATCTATGcatgttatatatattacatgGAAACAAAATTTTCTATACGGTCTTTCAAGTTTAATTTTagttagtaataaaaatgaaatgaagtgaAAATTCTAACCTAAAATTCCGCAAAACCAAAAAGTTcattaaagtataatttttaataatttgaattcacttaattgatttttataatgtCTAGATTGATGTCTGGAGCATCTAATATAATTCCCTAATATGGCCTAATGGAGTCTTTATATAACCCCCTAATCTAGATAAACCAGAGACTTTGTTACTAATTTAATCAAAGAAACTATtaagcatcactcctggtgggttctggggaccatatggagtgccaaggatcaaacctgggtgggcttcatgcaaagcaagcactctacctgctgttctatcacttttgGCCCTAGACTGGCTATTATAAGACTCAGATTTGATAAGGATTTATTTGTTGATATATGACTTAGAGAGAAAAATTCAggctttaaattaattttctttggggATTTTCTAATGGTTTGTTGAAAGAATTTAAAAGCATGTAATAACTGCATATTTCTAGATATTATTTACCAAGAAAAGGGAACATCTATATAATTGTATCTaggattattaataattattattatttatgaaaattctAGAGGTACTAAATAAAAAGTCAAGATCTATATAACTGAATAAACTTGTTAATGCAAAACTGTACTTCCAAACCTGTGCATTAAAGTGTCTATAATCGGAGAGGCAGCAAGTTATTGCTTCCATCAAGTAAGATGTTAAACCAGAGTGTCAGACTAGAATAATTCCCCCTGTTTAGTATTGACCTATTATTTTGATCCTCTTAAATGTGAATACCCTTGAAAAAATAACACATCTTAATAGCTGTTTAATATGAATTAATTTATACTGATCTTTCCCACCTCCCAAGCAGAAGAGGACCAAAATAGCAGGAGACATGTGTATATAGGGTAGACTAAAATGGGGGAAAGTGTTAATTAGAAAGTAAAAGGAAACAAATCAATTTAGCAAACATTCATTATATCTCTATGATCTATGAGAAATAGTTGGCCCCTCATAATTTACTTATGGATATATCTTGACATTCATGCTATGAATTGTAAATTGTCATCAAATATGCTTTTGCTGGCTCTAAATGACATAAGTCAAGAAATTACCAAagcttaaaacaataatttttctgttCTATGGTTTTATTGCACTTAACTGAATACACATTATATAGAATACTTTAGTGAATCACTGCATTTTGGTATAGTAAATTCAGTATGTATATGATCTCTTTCAgggacaaaaatttaaattttaagactTGTAGAAGCTATACCAATATTCTAGAAACAGTGAAATTATCgtgaaaattactttgaaagTTATTATTTCAACAGAATTTAGATTTAGAAAATCATACCACAGTAGTCTATGTGAAAAGGTATTTAatctaatattatatttttcctttgatgtAGTTTTCATAAGTTAAAGGTTAACAATATATGTAAaggtatattttaaaactttcaataaaatatgactttcttaaaattatttaaaataacttttataaaaatgtcttaatattataaaattattttattttcaaataatatataattcaataaaaaaaaagttttggcttttttggccacactcagaaatgcttaggggttactcttggttctactcATGCAGGTAtttaggggattatatgagatgctgaggattgagcctggatcagtcacatgtaagacaaatgccctaattgctatactatctctccagtcctgaagcaatatataattttattattggaatttataagaaaaaaatcatgaggccagaggaatagtacagcatgcagctttgccttgcatgcagctgaccccgggACGGATCCGGTTTAATtcttgtcatctcatatggtccctcaagcttgccaggagtgaattctgagcaagagccagaagtaacccctaaggatTCCCGTGTGTtgccaaaaaccaatcaatcaataaaaaaaactgtttaaaaagaaaaagaaaaaaatggaacgtGCAAGAACAATGCTTTTCCATAAACTCTTTAATCTTCCCCTTATTTGAAATAAGAaatttatagaatatatacatGCTAAACAAACATGTATTGAACTCCAAATTAGTCAAAATGggtctttttaaaaatcagaatatttattgttaaaaatcaaaacattatgTAAGCAAAAGAGTGTTCCCAATAaataaatgcttgcaaagcttTTTTGTCTCGACCCAATAAGTATTAGCCTGCAAAAACATATAataagaattttcatttttatgctgAAATGCATTTTTCATTACAGAAcaataaatttgcttttataaaatcAGGTACTAttccagaaaatttttatttcagaaagaggagtaaaaaaaattctctactaACATAGTCATGGATAATTTCAATCTCCTTtctcacttttattattattttatcatttttatgtcagTCATTCTTCACATTGACAAATTGTTATTGTTCTACCTGTCTTTTAAAACTTGTGCTAACAATCAAATCCCTAATATCTCAAACATCAAAATCATGACATTGTTAGCAATGTCATTCAGAGAATTTGATATAGATATAGCTGTGTAAGATTTTCTGTCATGCTTGCATCAATATTACTTACCTTATTATATTATGTAGAATATTTAACTTTACAAAACATTGTctgtagttttaattttattaaagataattcTTCTAAAATGTATGCATCCTAATGAGACAATTTGCATAACAAATGTaaataacattttgaaaataatttctaagacaatagttttttttcctaaaaggaaACGTAATGTGTTTCTTTGTAAACTTTCAAAGTTTTAGGCCTTTTACTTTCATAGAAATATCCACTAATAATTTAGTAGCTACAGTTTTCTTGAGGTGCATTTTATTCACTCTGAGCAAAGAATGcttatactaaaaataataagttCTGCAGTTTCTCTCCCCTAACCATGACATTTCTGATTCAGGATTTTGTATTGCTAAtgagtttttgttcttgttttattttgttttttgttttggagggtcaTATTTGAGAGTGGTCAGATCTCAGTGCTGGGGGCTtctcccagtggagctcaggagacTATCTGATGTTGCAGATTGAATAGTATGAACTATACTTTGTCCTTTTATTAGGTTGTGATTTAATGTAAGTAGTTAACAATAAATACAGTTTTTCTCATATTATAGTTTTTTGTGTCTGCAATGAATAAGCATACATTTCTACTGTCagctttatattaaaatacttctTAGACTTAAAGTATTTTATGAATTGTGGTATATAATTACTTTGACCTACTGGACTTACATTTTCAATTTATTATAGAGTTCAGGGGAACACTGACATAATAATacgataaaatataaataatgtaacaAAATATCTGATTACAGTTTTTTAAGTTACTCAACATGCAGAAGTCTCAAACCAGAATACATTAAACACTTCATTGAGACAATAACACCAAATTATTTATAAGATCTTTCAGTATCTTGATATGTTTTACTCATTAAATAAGCTACTTGCTAAATCATTGAATATAGCATACATTGatatgttcattttatattttgataatttgagcatagtatttttatgtaaaaggtattttaatatttttaatttataaaatttttgaatatagaTGTTACATGCTTTAGTATTTAAAGTGATGGATTATCTTTAGTGGTAGAATAATAcatgagaattattttaaaaatatttaaaagtttattcggtttcttaaaaatttaaaacttaaaattactATTTTCAAAGTAATTCTATTGTTTACAGAAAGTAATATTCtctataagaaaataatgaaaaagaaactttAGAATCCTGAAacttactattttaaattaacatctgagtaaaaatatttaaaataattataaaaataagaatgttaaGTGGTATTAGTTATTTTAAATCACCGTAATAAAGATTGGAAAGAATTCGTAGAAACTAATTCTTACGATGTTCTATAAAGgactctgttttattttgggatttcTGTCATCCTAGGTGTTTTGGAAATATTTGCTGTGTCTCAGGGGATTGTAGGAATACGAGGAGTTTTCAGCAACAAATTTTTAGCGATGTCAAAAAGGGGAAAACTTCATGCAAGTGTAAGTAGAACCACATTATATTTGCTGAACGTTATGGATAGTAAATAGGACAATTTGCTCAGAGAACTTAATTTGGTGTATGTGCAAAATTATGTATACATTTCATTAAGATACCTGACTGTGTTTTAATAAGACAcaattaaatattctatttacACAACATGGTCGAATTTACCAGAAGTCATAAGGGTAAGTGTATTTGAAAATAGTATAATAAAAGTAATACTATTCCGTTTCTGAAAAGAAGTTTGAATGAGGAAAATTTTGTAAGAATTATATAGAACactacatgtatatacatatgggGAACTGTGAAGTTAATTGGATCATACAAGTTAATGAGAATGTTAAAAGTTTACTTTAAGTAATATAGAAGATATCCATTTTATTAAGTAGAGAGGGAAGGAACCACTAATGAAGAGACAAGATTTCacagaaacattttttcttacttatttgaaaagttcttttcttgtactttttttgcatcatttataattacttttaaaaactaGACTAATTTTGCACTCAAAACCTTTTTCAAACTACTTATATAATTTCTAACAactttataaacatatttttccaAAATTGCAAGTATTAAGTAATTTAAAAGCTGATATTTAACTTACTTTTATGATCATTCATTCTGTTTATTCCTATTAGTATAAATGACTACTAGTTATAAGTGATTTATGCTTTGTCTCTGGTGTACTAAGTTTACttccattaaatatatttataaagaaattccTTTTTGGTATCAGTTCTTTAATTCTTCTTTCATTTAACTTTTATCAAACAAATTggaaaactatattttttatttcacactGTATATGAAAGTTATAGCTAAATGCAATCAATTAAAATTAACTCtcataatttctattttacaaaattttaaaaaatttaatgacatTTTCATTTGGTTCAGGGatgaaa is a window from the Suncus etruscus isolate mSunEtr1 chromosome 16, mSunEtr1.pri.cur, whole genome shotgun sequence genome containing:
- the FGF5 gene encoding fibroblast growth factor 5 — encoded protein: MSLSFFLFFFLFLSHLILSAWAQGEKRLAPKGQQGGPIASDRNPGGVSRSRSIGSNTTSSSSSSSSTSNASSSSSSSSSSSSAASLGTPGSGLEQSSFQWSPSGRRTGSLYCRVGIGFHLQIYPDGKVNGSHEANLLSVLEIFAVSQGIVGIRGVFSNKFLAMSKRGKLHASAKFTDDCKFRERFQENSYNTYASAIHRTEKTGREWYVALNKRGKAKRGCSPRVKPQHISTHFLPRFKQVEQPELSFTVTVPEKKKPPNPIKRKVPLSAPRKSPNTVKYRLKFRFG